The following are encoded in a window of Pelagicoccus enzymogenes genomic DNA:
- a CDS encoding MDR family NADPH-dependent oxidoreductase, with amino-acid sequence MAMQKTTALRHASFGKPAEVLTLETIELPELKPEQALLKVLAAPINPADFGRVGGTYGELAELPATAGLEGVAEILELGSEGTRFRVGQKIFVPSSVGSWQSHAVVDCQTLFPAPEKLPMEQAAMGWVNPATAWKLMHDFAKLQAGDIIVQNAATSAVGKLVIQIASHLGIKTVNLVRNLDATPALKKLGAGVVLVDDRDAAKAALEATNGKKAKIALNSVGGSSALGMCKILADGGTLITFGGMDREPAPFPTRYLIFNDIRLRGFWVSKWYATAAREDILALHNEVFTFMENAKIRVDVAATYPLEDWQKALKHANQSGKSGKVLFKF; translated from the coding sequence ATGGCTATGCAAAAAACCACCGCCCTTCGTCACGCAAGTTTCGGCAAGCCCGCCGAGGTACTCACCCTCGAAACCATCGAGCTTCCCGAGCTAAAGCCAGAGCAAGCCCTGCTCAAAGTCCTCGCCGCTCCCATCAACCCGGCCGACTTCGGACGCGTGGGCGGCACCTACGGCGAATTGGCGGAGCTCCCCGCCACCGCGGGCTTGGAGGGAGTTGCCGAAATCCTGGAACTTGGCAGCGAAGGCACCCGCTTCCGCGTTGGGCAAAAGATCTTCGTTCCCAGCAGCGTCGGATCCTGGCAAAGCCACGCCGTCGTCGACTGCCAAACCCTCTTCCCCGCGCCTGAAAAGCTCCCCATGGAGCAAGCGGCCATGGGCTGGGTCAATCCCGCCACCGCATGGAAACTCATGCACGACTTCGCCAAGCTGCAGGCTGGCGATATCATCGTACAAAACGCCGCCACCTCTGCCGTGGGCAAGCTGGTCATTCAAATCGCCAGCCATCTCGGCATCAAAACCGTCAACCTCGTGCGCAACCTCGACGCCACCCCCGCCCTCAAGAAACTCGGCGCCGGCGTCGTGCTGGTTGACGACCGTGACGCCGCCAAGGCCGCACTCGAAGCCACAAACGGCAAAAAAGCCAAGATCGCCCTCAACTCCGTCGGCGGCTCCAGCGCCCTCGGCATGTGCAAAATTCTTGCCGACGGCGGCACCCTCATCACCTTTGGAGGCATGGACCGCGAACCCGCGCCCTTCCCTACCCGGTATTTGATTTTCAACGACATTCGCCTCCGCGGATTCTGGGTGAGCAAATGGTACGCCACCGCTGCTCGCGAGGACATCCTCGCCCTGCACAACGAGGTTTTCACATTCATGGAGAACGCCAAGATCCGCGTTGACGTCGCTGCCACCTATCCGCTCGAAGATTGGCAAAAAGCGCTGAAGCACGCCAACCAGTCCGGCAAATCCGGAAAAGTTCTGTTCAAGTTCTAG
- a CDS encoding rhamnogalacturonan acetylesterase: MKTIHFMLLGAVAFLFVACSRPKGDEGGIRFDFGSESNVRGYVQVTEGMAFDAERGFGFESGYQPEAISLPGQSGSLLSDGVGGEESFFFSVAVPEGNHRVRLILAAGEKDSEVTVKAELRRLMVESLRIEAGTTKEVTFVVNTRQPNIAAIDEIEAGRVKLKEPREVTQEAWAWDDLLTLEFSGKRPIVCSLEVEPVDVPTVFLIGDSTVCDQSREPYTSWGQMITAFFKAEVAIANHAESGETYRDSLGRRRLDKILSVMKPGDYLFMQFGHNDQKQIKQGTGGPFTTYKEEMKAHVLGAQSRGGVPVILSSMERLAFDDQGRALVSLGEYAAACKQVAEELGVAFIDLNEPSRLLYEALESRGEGKAEQAFAPGDRTHHNNFGAYQIAKIVAQGIADSDLGLKAYLVDGFSYDPANPDSLDQFAVPSSPIATNLRPLGD; encoded by the coding sequence ATGAAAACGATTCACTTTATGTTGTTGGGAGCGGTGGCATTCCTGTTCGTTGCCTGCTCAAGGCCGAAAGGAGACGAGGGTGGAATTCGTTTTGATTTTGGAAGCGAATCGAATGTCCGCGGCTATGTTCAGGTAACCGAAGGAATGGCTTTCGATGCGGAGCGAGGATTTGGTTTCGAGTCTGGATATCAGCCGGAAGCGATTTCTTTGCCCGGACAGAGTGGGTCGCTGCTCTCCGATGGTGTGGGCGGTGAAGAATCCTTTTTCTTTTCCGTTGCGGTTCCGGAAGGGAACCATCGCGTTCGCCTGATCTTGGCGGCTGGTGAGAAGGACTCGGAAGTCACCGTGAAGGCGGAGTTGCGTAGGTTGATGGTCGAGTCGCTTCGTATCGAAGCTGGCACTACAAAGGAAGTAACGTTTGTGGTGAACACGCGTCAGCCAAATATCGCGGCGATCGATGAAATCGAAGCCGGACGAGTCAAGCTCAAGGAACCGCGCGAAGTTACTCAGGAAGCTTGGGCGTGGGACGATCTCTTGACTTTGGAGTTTTCCGGTAAGCGGCCGATTGTTTGTTCGCTCGAGGTGGAGCCAGTGGACGTTCCGACGGTATTTTTAATCGGTGATTCCACGGTTTGCGACCAGTCGAGGGAGCCGTACACAAGTTGGGGGCAAATGATAACGGCCTTTTTCAAAGCTGAGGTGGCTATTGCCAATCATGCCGAGTCCGGCGAGACCTATCGAGATTCGTTGGGACGGCGTCGTCTCGACAAGATCCTCAGCGTGATGAAGCCAGGCGACTACCTTTTCATGCAATTCGGTCACAACGACCAGAAGCAGATCAAGCAGGGGACGGGCGGTCCGTTCACCACCTACAAGGAGGAGATGAAGGCCCACGTCTTGGGAGCTCAGTCAAGGGGCGGGGTTCCGGTGATCCTCTCCTCAATGGAACGCTTGGCCTTCGACGATCAAGGACGGGCCCTGGTCAGCCTTGGCGAATACGCGGCCGCCTGCAAGCAGGTCGCGGAAGAGCTAGGGGTTGCCTTTATCGATCTCAACGAGCCAAGCCGACTCCTCTACGAAGCATTGGAGTCCCGCGGGGAAGGCAAAGCGGAGCAAGCGTTCGCGCCTGGCGACAGGACGCACCATAATAACTTCGGAGCCTATCAAATCGCCAAGATTGTGGCCCAAGGGATTGCCGATAGCGACTTGGGATTGAAGGCCTATCTGGTGGACGGGTTTTCCTACGATCCTGCGAATCCGGATTCGCTCGATCAGTTTGCGGTTCCGTCGAGCCCCATTGCCACGAACCTTCGTCCGCTGGGCGATTGA
- a CDS encoding glycoside hydrolase family 2 TIM barrel-domain containing protein, which produces MKVPYAIFLFLLVAVRCAGGAESNFAVDPINFDWTFSLGEKDGAESPRFDDSAWSRVDLPHDWAIHSDFDPEGDPNTAKLPWKGEAWYRKRFELPAAAAGKRLQFLFDGVMANPAVYLNGRKVGSWVYGYNSFHIDATDAAIFGGENVLAVHVDTRGHHSRWYPGAGIYRKVSMRIVDDVHVPIWGVQVTTPKIEESGATARVAVEIANGSGETREVWANVALLDPVGDLVAADRRLVRLQEGLEIVEFDFQLASVLRWDVEHPHLYTARVKLESDAEEIQSVDTSFGFRVFEWTADDGFHLNGRRLELKGVNEHHTHGMLGAAFFPRSVERKLELLRDMGVNALRTSHNPEAPEVLELCDRLGIVVFNELYDKWDRTGGVDVDTETFVNEHAEKEVRNFVRRDRNHPSVMIWSVANEDGAILSNRDGKSAQHVAKMVDYFRRYDRTRPTTMGCHMAGGARREWGVFDSLDTSGWNYSQRYMNFRKNYPDKPIIYSETASAFGTRGHYELQLPQSKIDFGDDGYLSAYVMTAAPWGDIPEHEFERMRKHRYLNGDFVWTGFDYLGEPTPLRGTNSPPELMLEARSSYFGIIDLAGLPKDTFYLYRSQWNEAEPTVHLSPHWNWEEGDKVPVFVYTSGDEAELFLNGRSLGRKSKVDPDQLQNGNLAYQKPSYASSSEVYQDAGGNVLKDNTSDKAFDGNADTRWCASDGSLPQTLQVDLGQGRKAEWVRIRWEGTAADYEFTLEGSADGEVWSAVEGKIEAQGNLSVAKLEGETYRFWRLSIAGVAGGRWASVREFEILEQDEVSSDPYFDIVDAYRIRFFDIPFEAGTLEVVAYEDGQEIGRDRVETAGAAKRLLLEADRRQLNADGMDLCYVTVQLVDEKGTLCPWAMDTLEFEVEGAAVFMGVANGDAVQMDGLTDDRHPLFYGQAVVALRSKPSQSGEAVLRVKTEGLPASELRLQFN; this is translated from the coding sequence ATGAAAGTACCCTATGCTATCTTTCTTTTTCTCTTGGTCGCCGTTCGCTGCGCGGGCGGGGCCGAGAGCAATTTTGCCGTAGATCCGATCAACTTCGATTGGACCTTTTCCCTCGGAGAAAAGGACGGCGCGGAATCGCCGCGCTTCGACGACAGCGCTTGGTCGAGGGTGGACTTGCCGCATGATTGGGCGATCCACTCCGACTTTGATCCGGAGGGCGACCCCAATACCGCAAAGCTGCCTTGGAAGGGCGAAGCTTGGTATCGCAAACGTTTCGAGCTGCCGGCGGCGGCCGCGGGCAAGCGTCTGCAATTTCTCTTCGACGGAGTGATGGCCAATCCGGCTGTCTATCTGAACGGCCGTAAGGTGGGGTCGTGGGTTTATGGGTACAACTCGTTTCATATCGATGCTACGGATGCGGCGATTTTTGGCGGAGAAAACGTTTTGGCAGTTCATGTCGATACGAGGGGACACCATTCCCGCTGGTACCCCGGAGCTGGAATCTATCGTAAGGTAAGCATGCGAATTGTGGATGACGTGCACGTGCCGATTTGGGGCGTTCAGGTTACCACGCCGAAGATCGAAGAATCGGGCGCGACCGCTCGGGTGGCGGTGGAGATCGCCAACGGATCCGGCGAGACGAGAGAGGTTTGGGCGAATGTCGCTTTGTTGGATCCGGTTGGGGACCTAGTGGCGGCGGATCGACGATTGGTCCGTTTGCAGGAGGGCTTGGAAATCGTCGAATTTGACTTCCAGCTCGCAAGCGTGCTGCGGTGGGACGTCGAGCATCCGCACTTGTACACGGCCCGGGTTAAGCTGGAGTCGGACGCAGAGGAGATCCAATCGGTGGATACGTCGTTCGGATTTCGCGTTTTTGAATGGACGGCGGACGACGGGTTCCATCTCAACGGTCGCAGGCTCGAATTAAAAGGGGTGAACGAGCACCACACCCATGGCATGCTGGGGGCGGCTTTCTTTCCCCGTTCGGTTGAGCGCAAGCTAGAGCTGCTGCGGGACATGGGAGTGAATGCCTTGCGCACGTCCCATAATCCGGAAGCTCCGGAAGTGCTGGAGCTTTGCGATCGTCTGGGAATCGTCGTCTTCAACGAGCTTTACGACAAATGGGACCGCACCGGTGGGGTGGACGTGGATACGGAGACCTTCGTGAACGAGCACGCCGAAAAAGAGGTGCGTAACTTCGTGCGGCGCGACCGCAACCACCCGAGCGTGATGATCTGGTCGGTGGCGAACGAAGATGGAGCGATCCTATCGAATCGCGATGGAAAGTCGGCCCAGCATGTTGCCAAGATGGTGGACTACTTTCGCAGGTACGATCGTACTCGCCCGACGACCATGGGCTGTCACATGGCGGGAGGAGCGAGGCGAGAATGGGGCGTGTTCGATTCTTTGGATACGTCCGGTTGGAATTACTCCCAGCGCTACATGAACTTCAGGAAGAACTATCCTGATAAACCGATCATCTACAGCGAGACGGCTTCGGCCTTCGGCACGCGAGGGCACTACGAGTTGCAATTGCCGCAGTCCAAGATCGACTTTGGAGATGACGGTTACCTGAGCGCTTATGTGATGACTGCTGCCCCGTGGGGAGATATTCCAGAGCATGAGTTCGAGCGAATGCGAAAGCACCGTTACTTGAATGGCGATTTTGTATGGACCGGTTTCGACTACTTGGGAGAGCCGACTCCCTTGCGGGGAACGAACTCTCCGCCCGAACTCATGCTGGAAGCTCGCAGTAGCTATTTCGGGATCATCGATTTGGCCGGTTTGCCGAAAGATACGTTTTACTTGTATCGAAGCCAGTGGAACGAAGCAGAGCCGACGGTGCACCTTTCGCCGCACTGGAATTGGGAAGAGGGGGACAAGGTTCCGGTATTCGTCTACACCAGCGGAGACGAGGCGGAGCTTTTCTTGAACGGTCGCAGCTTGGGGAGGAAATCCAAGGTGGATCCAGACCAGTTGCAGAACGGAAACCTCGCTTACCAGAAGCCCAGCTACGCCAGCAGTTCGGAAGTATACCAGGATGCGGGCGGGAACGTGCTCAAGGACAATACTTCCGACAAGGCCTTCGACGGCAATGCGGATACGCGCTGGTGCGCCTCGGATGGTTCTCTGCCGCAAACCTTGCAGGTGGACCTAGGTCAGGGGAGAAAAGCCGAATGGGTACGTATCCGCTGGGAGGGTACGGCAGCGGATTACGAGTTTACTTTGGAAGGTTCGGCCGATGGGGAAGTGTGGTCTGCTGTTGAAGGCAAGATTGAAGCTCAAGGCAATTTATCCGTGGCGAAGCTTGAAGGGGAAACCTATCGCTTTTGGCGCTTGTCGATCGCGGGAGTGGCAGGTGGACGTTGGGCGAGCGTTCGCGAATTTGAGATCTTAGAGCAGGACGAAGTCTCCTCGGATCCCTATTTCGATATCGTAGATGCGTATCGTATCCGCTTTTTCGACATCCCTTTCGAAGCGGGAACTCTCGAAGTCGTTGCTTACGAGGACGGGCAAGAAATCGGCAGGGATCGAGTCGAGACGGCGGGAGCAGCGAAACGGCTTCTTTTAGAAGCTGATCGGAGGCAGCTGAATGCGGATGGAATGGACCTCTGTTACGTTACCGTGCAACTTGTGGACGAGAAAGGGACGCTGTGTCCTTGGGCGATGGATACGCTTGAGTTTGAAGTGGAAGGCGCTGCTGTCTTCATGGGAGTCGCGAACGGAGATGCGGTGCAGATGGATGGGCTTACCGATGACCGGCATCCATTGTTTTATGGCCAGGCTGTGGTAGCCTTGCGAAGCAAGCCGAGCCAGTCGGGGGAAGCAGTTCTGCGCGTGAAAACGGAGGGACTTCCTGCCAGCGAATTGAGGCTTCAGTTCAATTAA
- a CDS encoding glycoside hydrolase family 28 protein — protein sequence MRKRIGKEIFIEKTDALGARVAFFAAGAALLSAFAATGAGCSDRAKQEESVGAETISLESLPFEMPEFEVPDFSESPEFSILAHGAKPDDGVADSKAIAAAIDAAHEAGGGKVVVPAGHWSTGKIHLKSNVCLYLEEGAVLEFSSDPSDYLPAVRSTWEGMECYNYSPLIYAFECENVGIAGSGKLLANLDTWSEWYKRPPAHMEASKELYHMAAKGVPVEERDMTLGEANMRPQFIQFNRCKGVRLEGISIENSPFWVIHPYLSQNILIRGVTVKAYGHNNDGVDPEMSQNILIEDCVFDQGDDAIAIKSGRNQDAWRLNTPTRNVVVRNCLIKNGHQLCAIGSELSGGVENVLIENCTLDKSIQNVGHLLFIKTNERRGGFVRNIHMRNIVAGDLRYGVLGIETDVLYQWRNLVPTYERRLTPISDIYLDNVEAGAVKYVSKIQGQEELPVERVNLKKVSVAKAEESRLQHLHVNSFVGD from the coding sequence ATGAGAAAACGAATTGGAAAAGAGATCTTTATTGAGAAAACGGACGCGCTCGGGGCTCGAGTCGCCTTTTTTGCTGCGGGTGCGGCTCTGCTCTCAGCTTTTGCTGCCACGGGAGCTGGCTGCAGCGACAGGGCGAAGCAAGAAGAGTCGGTGGGGGCGGAGACTATTTCCTTGGAAAGCTTGCCCTTTGAGATGCCCGAATTCGAGGTTCCTGATTTTTCGGAGAGCCCTGAATTTTCCATCCTTGCCCACGGGGCGAAGCCGGATGATGGAGTGGCTGACTCGAAGGCGATCGCGGCTGCTATCGATGCAGCTCACGAGGCGGGAGGCGGCAAGGTCGTAGTGCCTGCGGGGCATTGGTCGACGGGCAAGATCCATTTGAAGAGCAACGTCTGCCTCTACCTCGAGGAAGGAGCGGTGCTGGAGTTTTCGTCGGACCCGAGCGACTATCTTCCGGCGGTTCGCTCCACTTGGGAGGGGATGGAGTGCTACAACTATTCGCCGCTTATCTACGCTTTCGAGTGCGAGAATGTAGGGATCGCAGGAAGCGGAAAACTGTTAGCGAATCTGGATACGTGGAGCGAATGGTACAAGCGTCCGCCTGCCCACATGGAGGCCTCCAAGGAACTCTATCACATGGCGGCGAAAGGCGTGCCGGTGGAGGAGCGGGACATGACGCTGGGCGAAGCGAATATGCGTCCGCAGTTCATCCAATTCAATCGATGCAAGGGAGTGCGTCTTGAAGGCATCTCCATTGAGAACAGCCCTTTCTGGGTCATTCACCCCTATCTGAGTCAAAATATTCTGATACGCGGAGTAACGGTGAAGGCGTATGGGCACAACAACGACGGAGTCGATCCGGAGATGAGCCAGAACATTCTCATCGAGGATTGCGTGTTCGATCAGGGTGATGACGCCATCGCTATCAAGTCGGGGCGCAACCAGGATGCTTGGCGTTTGAATACGCCGACCCGTAACGTGGTGGTTAGGAATTGCCTCATCAAGAACGGCCATCAGCTCTGCGCGATCGGCAGCGAATTGTCGGGTGGGGTGGAGAACGTTTTGATCGAGAACTGTACCTTGGACAAATCGATTCAAAACGTGGGGCACCTCTTGTTTATCAAAACGAACGAGCGTCGGGGCGGTTTTGTCCGCAACATACATATGCGGAATATCGTGGCGGGCGACCTCCGCTATGGGGTGTTGGGCATCGAGACGGATGTGCTCTACCAGTGGAGGAACTTGGTTCCGACCTACGAGCGTCGCCTTACGCCTATCAGCGACATCTACCTCGACAATGTCGAAGCGGGGGCCGTGAAGTATGTATCTAAAATTCAAGGACAAGAAGAGCTTCCGGTTGAGCGGGTGAACTTAAAGAAGGTCAGCGTTGCCAAAGCCGAGGAATCGAGGTTGCAGCACTTGCATGTGAATAGCTTCGTCGGGGATTGA